The Brasilonema sennae CENA114 genome includes a region encoding these proteins:
- a CDS encoding transglutaminase domain-containing protein, whose product MTFTLPSFPSTSQMLGKRTIRPLGAATLCGIAFIEDTLLAIDTVKGHLLQINPHSDNTQILNSHQVKDFMDVTGISVWKDTLWLTRGNQVYLCNLNSLGLEHFVTLPYTADGIAVWESTIYVSCQKQGGILIFDRDTRKQITKFYAPGVGVENLAVDEETLWVSDTVEQTVYCIDRATGEVTFAVLTPFDSPTGIAIHKDSQTGKKTLYVAYASEEPYVRDNPNADPSHELSYRDRTFIHPLNYSHNPDKRYTLSNGYLIEMSYMEEIAPLEDVYLPEVEWRIALPSETERQKIKHIEPIGLPFTEEIVQGQRVAVFKFDALTPGERHIFGWKAVLEVRGIKYRITPTDVENIPELSVELKSRYLVDDDDLAMDTSIVRRAAREAIGTETNLLRKMYSIRNYVYDELSYGIKPHIDTPDIVLERGVGSCGEYVGVLLALCRLNGIPCRTVGRYKCPPYAEYQQVPLQPQYNHVWLEFYVPGFGWLPMESNPDDVGRGGPYPTRFFMGLCWYHIEIGKGISFETLMSQGARLTKEDLSIGELAINHIRFTILEELPPAS is encoded by the coding sequence ATGACTTTTACACTTCCCAGTTTTCCATCTACCAGCCAAATGCTTGGGAAAAGGACAATTCGACCCCTTGGTGCTGCAACCCTTTGTGGCATTGCCTTTATTGAAGATACACTCCTCGCTATTGATACTGTCAAAGGGCATTTGTTGCAAATTAACCCTCACTCTGACAACACCCAAATTCTCAATTCCCATCAAGTCAAAGATTTTATGGATGTCACTGGGATTTCGGTCTGGAAAGATACTCTTTGGCTGACTAGAGGCAATCAAGTTTATCTGTGCAACCTAAATTCGTTGGGTTTGGAACATTTTGTAACCTTACCTTATACAGCTGATGGGATTGCTGTTTGGGAATCAACTATCTACGTTAGTTGCCAAAAGCAGGGAGGTATTCTGATTTTTGATCGCGATACGCGAAAACAAATTACTAAATTTTATGCCCCTGGGGTTGGGGTAGAAAATTTGGCAGTGGATGAAGAAACACTTTGGGTCAGCGATACAGTGGAACAAACTGTGTACTGTATCGACAGGGCTACTGGGGAAGTTACATTTGCTGTACTAACACCGTTTGATTCTCCCACGGGGATAGCGATACATAAAGATAGTCAGACGGGCAAAAAAACTCTTTACGTTGCCTATGCCTCTGAAGAACCATATGTCCGGGATAATCCCAATGCTGATCCGAGTCATGAGCTATCTTACCGCGATCGCACTTTCATTCACCCGCTCAATTACTCTCACAATCCTGATAAACGTTATACCCTCTCCAATGGCTATCTTATAGAAATGTCTTATATGGAAGAGATAGCGCCATTAGAGGATGTGTATTTACCAGAGGTAGAATGGCGTATTGCTTTGCCCTCAGAAACTGAGCGTCAAAAGATCAAACACATTGAACCGATTGGTCTACCTTTTACAGAAGAAATCGTACAAGGGCAACGTGTAGCTGTTTTCAAATTTGATGCCCTCACTCCAGGAGAACGGCATATTTTTGGCTGGAAAGCAGTTTTGGAAGTCCGGGGAATTAAGTATCGTATTACGCCCACAGATGTAGAGAATATACCTGAATTATCAGTAGAACTGAAATCCCGCTACCTAGTGGATGATGATGATTTGGCAATGGATACCAGCATTGTTCGCCGCGCCGCCCGTGAAGCAATTGGAACTGAAACGAATCTGCTGCGGAAAATGTACAGTATCCGCAACTACGTCTACGATGAGTTGTCCTATGGTATTAAACCCCATATTGACACGCCAGATATCGTTTTAGAACGAGGAGTTGGTTCCTGCGGCGAGTATGTAGGCGTTTTACTTGCTCTATGCCGTTTAAATGGCATCCCCTGTCGTACAGTAGGTCGTTACAAATGTCCTCCCTACGCTGAATACCAGCAAGTTCCTCTGCAACCTCAGTATAATCACGTTTGGCTGGAATTTTACGTACCTGGTTTCGGCTGGTTACCGATGGAATCCAACCCTGATGATGTTGGTAGGGGTGGACCTTATCCTACAAGGTTTTTTATGGGCTTATGCTGGTATCATATTGAAATTGGTAAAGGAATCTCCTTTGAAACCTTGATGAGTCAGGGGGCTAGACTCACCAAAGAAGATCTTTCAATTGGTGAGTTAGCGATTAATCACATTCGGTTCACAATTTTAGAGGAATTGCCACCTGCTTCATAA
- a CDS encoding DUF4347 domain-containing protein: MTSADASLQIPSQTSNYTTYDVVSSLKTNPQLDADNTQQGAYTNIANSFITAVNTNNLNSPSINLSAESFSRLPVVNQSDTLLNDSEDFDNLVGSSHYDFGLAGDLSKGKDELLAHNSQGNSPQKAAQESLVFIDPHLEDYQSLVAGISPSAKVVVLDPSKDGIEQITRELSNYNHVVSKVEILSHGASGRLQLGQTSLDSATVNRYSQQFQSWAEALTDNADILIDGCNVAQGEQGSRFVTKLSELTGADIAASTDLTGDAAQGGDWNLEYKVGQIESVSSLQPQTQRTYHATLGGLINFPEGFMKSIEDYGAKPNDGIDDTAAIQKALDDERRDANGNSIYGAPDQYNGRPKALYLPAGTYDVSGTLNWIGCNVTLQGQGNGVTTIRLKDNAAGFDNPNAPKSVIQTQDGNMSFRQYIRNLTVNTGNGNAGAIGIDYISNNMGTLQDVTIKSEDGKGFTGLAMDRNWPGPCLIKHVQIEGFDYGIRVTSGEYGPTFEDITLKNQRLAGINNVYGALTIRGLHSTNSVPVIKGTSWAGMVTLLDADLQGGAPNVSAIETEGELYARNLTTTGYQSAIQYKGTVVPGTTQTEYASNTYQLFDGPKNSLNLPIKETPENQDNNMANWGRFESKEYGDMSSLQSLLNSGKSTIYFPFDKYFSYNETVVTVPASVKRIVGFSSVINQHPDGINGGGIKFVVEGDSSDPLIIEQFGYGVKVEQNSSRPVALKDGVYQYTSSPGAGDLFLEDVNIEPLRVQPNQNVWARQLNDEYGGTKIVNNGGNLWILGLKTERAGTVIEAVNGAKTELLGALIQPAQYFSVEDKQKPAFVSRDSSTSLSYRTLAYEPSHYYDIQVEETRNGETRQKLTNQMSYLVPLFTAYKK, encoded by the coding sequence ATGACTTCTGCTGACGCGTCGCTACAAATTCCTTCCCAAACCTCAAACTATACAACCTATGATGTTGTATCTAGTTTGAAAACAAACCCTCAATTAGACGCAGATAATACTCAGCAGGGAGCATATACCAACATTGCCAATAGCTTCATAACAGCAGTCAATACGAACAACCTTAATTCGCCGTCTATTAACCTATCTGCTGAAAGTTTTAGCAGGTTGCCTGTTGTGAATCAGAGCGATACACTGCTCAATGACTCCGAAGACTTCGATAACCTAGTAGGCAGCAGCCATTATGACTTTGGACTAGCGGGCGACTTGAGCAAGGGCAAGGATGAATTACTGGCTCATAACTCTCAAGGAAATTCACCGCAAAAGGCGGCTCAAGAGAGTTTGGTTTTTATTGACCCTCATTTAGAAGATTATCAAAGTCTGGTTGCTGGTATCTCACCATCCGCGAAGGTGGTTGTCCTAGATCCTTCCAAGGATGGTATCGAGCAAATCACGAGGGAATTGTCCAACTACAATCATGTCGTTTCCAAAGTAGAAATTCTTTCTCATGGGGCATCAGGGCGTCTGCAATTAGGACAAACCTCCCTAGACTCTGCTACCGTTAACCGATACAGCCAACAATTCCAAAGTTGGGCAGAAGCTCTTACTGATAATGCTGATATTCTCATAGACGGCTGTAACGTTGCTCAAGGCGAACAAGGTAGCCGTTTTGTCACAAAACTAAGCGAACTAACAGGAGCCGATATTGCTGCTTCCACTGATTTAACAGGGGATGCTGCTCAAGGAGGCGATTGGAACTTAGAGTATAAAGTCGGTCAAATAGAATCAGTGTCATCGTTGCAACCACAAACGCAGCGAACTTACCATGCAACTCTAGGAGGTCTAATAAATTTTCCAGAAGGTTTCATGAAAAGCATCGAAGACTACGGGGCAAAGCCTAACGATGGCATCGACGATACTGCCGCTATCCAAAAAGCGCTTGACGATGAACGGCGCGATGCTAATGGCAACTCAATATATGGTGCACCTGATCAGTACAACGGTCGCCCTAAAGCACTTTACTTGCCAGCAGGTACTTACGATGTGAGTGGTACACTCAATTGGATTGGCTGCAACGTCACTCTTCAAGGTCAGGGCAATGGCGTTACCACCATCCGTCTTAAGGACAATGCAGCTGGCTTCGATAACCCTAATGCCCCCAAGTCAGTCATTCAAACCCAAGATGGGAATATGTCTTTCCGCCAGTACATCAGGAACCTCACCGTTAACACTGGAAACGGCAATGCTGGGGCAATCGGTATTGACTACATTTCCAACAACATGGGCACATTGCAAGATGTCACGATTAAATCTGAGGACGGCAAGGGTTTTACTGGTCTGGCAATGGATCGCAATTGGCCAGGTCCATGTCTAATCAAGCATGTCCAGATTGAAGGCTTTGACTATGGCATTCGAGTCACCTCGGGTGAATATGGTCCAACTTTCGAGGATATAACCCTGAAGAATCAGCGCTTAGCAGGTATTAACAACGTCTATGGGGCACTTACGATTCGCGGACTCCACAGTACCAACAGTGTACCAGTGATTAAGGGAACGAGCTGGGCTGGTATGGTTACCTTACTAGACGCTGACCTCCAAGGGGGTGCACCGAACGTTAGCGCAATTGAAACCGAAGGTGAACTCTACGCACGTAACCTTACTACCACTGGCTATCAGTCAGCGATTCAGTACAAAGGCACGGTAGTCCCTGGCACAACGCAGACCGAATATGCCTCGAATACCTACCAGTTGTTCGACGGTCCGAAGAACTCTCTCAACTTGCCAATTAAGGAGACTCCAGAGAACCAAGATAACAATATGGCGAATTGGGGACGCTTTGAGTCTAAAGAGTACGGCGATATGAGCTCTTTGCAGTCGTTGCTTAACTCCGGCAAGTCCACGATTTACTTCCCCTTTGACAAATACTTCTCCTACAACGAAACGGTGGTTACCGTACCCGCATCGGTCAAACGCATCGTCGGGTTTTCATCGGTCATCAATCAGCATCCTGATGGTATAAATGGCGGTGGCATTAAGTTTGTGGTCGAGGGGGATAGTTCAGATCCGCTCATTATCGAGCAATTTGGCTATGGAGTGAAAGTCGAGCAAAACTCATCGCGACCAGTAGCGCTCAAGGATGGTGTCTACCAATACACCTCAAGTCCTGGTGCAGGCGACTTGTTCCTTGAGGATGTGAATATTGAACCGTTACGGGTTCAACCAAATCAGAACGTTTGGGCACGACAGTTAAATGATGAATATGGCGGTACCAAAATAGTGAATAATGGCGGCAATCTGTGGATTCTGGGTCTTAAGACCGAACGCGCTGGCACCGTTATTGAAGCGGTCAATGGCGCTAAAACCGAATTGCTGGGAGCATTGATTCAGCCAGCACAATATTTTTCTGTTGAAGATAAGCAGAAACCAGCATTTGTTAGTAGAGACTCTAGCACCTCGCTATCGTATCGAACGCTAGCTTACGAGCCATCTCATTATTACGATATTCAAGTTGAGGAAACGCGTAATGGAGAGACACGCCAGAAGTTGACTAACCAAATGTCGTACTTGGTGCCGCTATTTACAGCATACAAAAAATAA
- a CDS encoding PD-(D/E)XK nuclease family protein, translating to MSSLDQPFASYHLWSLVAPAAWQQRWHCQMRRGFIKARQHEPQVKALLTKATASQRIGLLAQKGIYEFHHHIHLLNQSDGVEKVAQLLRLSNSTDEVKQRVLQILKKYYDEPLLLGKRIILLTRGDEGFPKPILISQQRYHFRLYAVMDCVFIESDSILHIIDFKTGKSAFDRRQALVYLLAARYLYPRHQAVASFYNLELCKKSEIISPSKDELDIIEWELAEIAKKHQQDLQKYQEKSSDFSKIFQPNPGSHCRFCPFNEICEFSTFKDLPLQN from the coding sequence ATGTCATCCCTTGATCAGCCGTTTGCCAGTTATCACCTTTGGTCTTTAGTTGCCCCAGCCGCATGGCAACAACGTTGGCATTGCCAGATGAGAAGAGGTTTTATTAAAGCGCGACAACACGAACCACAAGTCAAAGCGCTTTTGACAAAAGCGACAGCATCGCAGCGTATTGGTTTACTAGCACAAAAAGGCATTTACGAATTTCATCACCACATTCATCTGTTGAACCAATCTGATGGTGTCGAAAAAGTTGCACAGCTTTTGAGATTAAGCAACTCAACTGATGAAGTTAAGCAACGTGTCTTACAAATTTTGAAAAAATATTACGATGAACCCTTACTTTTAGGCAAACGTATCATCCTTTTAACTCGCGGAGATGAGGGTTTTCCCAAACCGATTTTGATTTCACAACAACGTTATCACTTTCGTTTGTATGCAGTGATGGACTGTGTATTTATTGAGTCTGATAGCATTTTGCATATTATAGATTTTAAAACTGGGAAATCTGCCTTTGACCGAAGACAGGCATTAGTTTATTTGCTAGCTGCTCGTTACCTTTACCCCAGACATCAAGCAGTAGCTTCATTTTATAACTTAGAACTTTGCAAAAAATCGGAGATAATTAGCCCTTCTAAGGATGAATTAGACATCATAGAATGGGAATTAGCTGAAATTGCCAAAAAACATCAGCAAGATTTACAAAAATATCAAGAAAAAAGCAGTGACTTCAGTAAAATTTTTCAACCAAATCCTGGCTCTCACTGCCGCTTTTGTCCGTTTAACGAAATATGTGAATTTTCTACATTCAAAGATTTACCACTGCAAAACTAG
- the iscB gene encoding RNA-guided endonuclease IscB, whose amino-acid sequence MMGNYHVRICRRVGAGDSPLDSIGIALVNNRDEVIWGMELHHRGQQIKDSLETRKAVRRGRRARHTRYRQTRFLNRTRPEGWLNAPSLRHRVLTIETWVKRLMKFAPIVTLTQELVKFDLQAMQNPEISGTEYQQGTLHGYECREYLLEKWNRQCAYCGIKDVPLEVEHIQPKSKGGSDRISNLCLACHKCNQNKGNKDVKEFLKGKPEVLSRILKQAKSPLKDAAAVNSTRWALLKVLGRFGLKVYANSGARTKFNRIKLGLPKAHWIDAACVDFVEKLIILTTKILTVKSTGKGTRRLCRINKFGFPCSNPRTSYEHGWNTGDVATGKGVTGRVVVQSKTRLEIRIDGKRIGAQLSDFKKLHCKDGYSYA is encoded by the coding sequence ATGATGGGAAACTATCACGTCCGGATTTGTAGGAGAGTTGGGGCTGGTGACAGTCCCCTCGACTCCATCGGTATCGCACTAGTCAATAACCGCGATGAAGTTATTTGGGGAATGGAACTACACCATCGAGGTCAGCAAATCAAAGATAGCTTGGAAACCCGCAAAGCTGTACGGAGAGGGAGACGTGCCAGACATACTCGTTACCGTCAAACAAGATTCCTTAACCGTACACGTCCCGAAGGTTGGCTCAACGCTCCCTCACTACGTCACCGCGTTTTGACTATTGAAACTTGGGTAAAACGTCTCATGAAGTTTGCACCCATTGTTACTTTGACTCAGGAGCTTGTTAAGTTTGATTTGCAAGCAATGCAAAATCCTGAGATATCCGGTACTGAGTACCAGCAGGGGACGTTGCATGGTTATGAGTGCCGCGAGTACTTGTTAGAAAAGTGGAATCGTCAATGTGCGTATTGTGGTATCAAAGATGTTCCACTCGAAGTTGAACACATCCAACCCAAGTCAAAAGGTGGGTCAGATCGTATATCTAATCTTTGTTTGGCTTGCCATAAATGCAACCAAAACAAAGGAAATAAAGATGTCAAAGAATTCCTAAAAGGTAAACCAGAGGTATTGAGCCGCATTCTCAAACAAGCTAAGTCACCACTAAAAGATGCTGCGGCGGTCAACTCTACCCGGTGGGCATTACTCAAAGTTTTAGGACGATTTGGTTTGAAAGTTTATGCCAATTCAGGAGCAAGAACAAAGTTTAACCGAATCAAGCTGGGATTGCCAAAAGCACACTGGATTGATGCTGCTTGTGTTGATTTTGTAGAAAAACTGATAATACTGACCACTAAGATATTAACGGTTAAGTCAACTGGAAAGGGGACTAGGCGCTTATGCCGCATCAACAAATTTGGTTTTCCGTGTTCAAATCCGCGCACTAGTTACGAGCATGGATGGAACACGGGAGACGTTGCCACGGGTAAGGGTGTAACAGGTCGAGTCGTAGTCCAATCAAAGACAAGACTGGAAATCAGGATTGACGGGAAAAGAATCGGCGCTCAATTGTCAGATTTCAAAAAGTTGCACTGCAAAGACGGCTATTCCTACGCTTGA
- the ltrA gene encoding group II intron reverse transcriptase/maturase, with translation MNKSKTREPNTKSSEKETPALLEKPICSNENMDSTVEWKNIPWRKVERVVFKLQKRIYRASERGDVKAVRRLQKTLMRSWYAKLLAVRRVTQDNKGKKTAGVDGKKSYNPSQRLQLTKELRLGSKAKPTRRVWIPKPGKEEKRPLGIPTMYDRALQGLVKLALEPEWEALFEPNSYGFRPGRSCHDAIEQIYTAINQKAKYVLDADIAGCFDNISHSALLKKLNTFPTIRRQIIAWLKAGVIDWSGYANRKKGYSATSQGTPQGGVISPLLANIALHGMENRINQFADTLPTRSGFGKRDNRKSLTLVRYADDFVILHEDLAVVQRCKDIISDWLKGIGLELKPSKTRISHTFIIHEENVGFDFLGFNIRQYLTGDNRSAKNTNAESLGFKTIIKPSSKSVETHYKRIASIIDDHSVAPQEVLITKINPVIRGWANYYSTVCSSKTYSKLDSLMWNKLWAWAKYRCPDTGRKEIVNKYWRSLGDDNWVFATERDTNPLLLQKYAKVEIQRHIKVKGKSSPYDGNLVYWSTRKGSNPEMPATVARLLKEQKGKCVYCGLYFREEDEIEVDHIAPKRKGGSNKRNNLQAIHKHCHDNKTREDGSLDRSTHVKRAI, from the coding sequence ATGAATAAATCTAAAACGCGAGAACCCAATACAAAATCAAGTGAAAAGGAAACTCCCGCCCTTCTGGAAAAACCAATTTGCTCGAATGAGAATATGGACTCGACGGTGGAGTGGAAGAACATTCCTTGGCGCAAAGTTGAGCGAGTGGTATTTAAGTTGCAAAAACGAATTTACAGAGCTTCTGAGCGTGGTGATGTTAAAGCAGTTCGCAGACTCCAGAAGACTTTGATGAGGTCTTGGTATGCAAAGCTTCTAGCGGTCAGACGGGTTACTCAGGATAATAAAGGGAAGAAGACGGCGGGTGTGGATGGAAAGAAATCCTACAACCCATCCCAGCGACTTCAACTTACAAAAGAACTGAGATTAGGCTCGAAGGCAAAACCGACCAGGCGAGTATGGATACCCAAGCCTGGAAAGGAGGAGAAAAGACCTTTGGGGATACCGACAATGTATGACCGAGCTTTGCAAGGGCTTGTCAAACTGGCATTAGAACCAGAATGGGAAGCGCTCTTTGAACCTAACTCATACGGGTTCCGACCAGGACGTTCGTGCCACGACGCTATCGAACAAATTTACACCGCAATCAACCAGAAAGCCAAATATGTCTTAGATGCTGATATAGCGGGTTGTTTCGATAACATTAGCCATTCAGCACTGTTGAAAAAACTGAATACATTCCCTACCATACGACGACAAATTATAGCATGGTTAAAAGCGGGAGTGATTGATTGGAGTGGCTACGCCAATAGAAAAAAGGGCTACAGTGCAACATCTCAGGGAACACCGCAAGGTGGGGTAATATCACCTCTACTTGCGAACATTGCCCTGCACGGCATGGAAAATCGGATAAACCAGTTTGCCGACACGCTTCCCACAAGAAGCGGATTCGGTAAAAGGGATAACCGAAAAAGTCTAACTTTAGTTAGATACGCCGACGACTTCGTAATTCTCCACGAAGACCTTGCCGTTGTTCAAAGGTGTAAAGATATAATCTCAGATTGGCTCAAAGGCATTGGACTTGAATTGAAACCAAGCAAAACCCGCATATCTCACACTTTCATAATACATGAAGAAAATGTGGGTTTTGACTTCTTAGGATTCAACATTAGACAATATCTAACTGGGGATAACCGCTCGGCTAAAAACACTAATGCGGAGTCACTTGGTTTCAAAACAATCATCAAACCTAGCTCAAAGAGTGTTGAAACACATTACAAAAGGATAGCCAGTATCATCGACGACCATTCGGTAGCGCCACAAGAGGTGCTAATTACCAAAATCAATCCGGTAATTAGGGGATGGGCAAACTACTATTCAACAGTTTGCAGTAGCAAAACCTACTCAAAATTGGACAGCTTAATGTGGAACAAGCTCTGGGCATGGGCAAAATATCGCTGCCCCGACACAGGGAGAAAAGAAATTGTCAATAAATATTGGCGTTCTTTAGGCGATGACAACTGGGTATTTGCCACCGAGCGGGACACAAATCCCCTGCTTTTACAGAAATACGCCAAAGTAGAAATACAGAGGCATATTAAGGTAAAAGGCAAATCGTCACCGTACGACGGAAATCTGGTGTACTGGAGTACCCGAAAGGGAAGCAACCCGGAAATGCCTGCAACAGTCGCAAGACTTCTAAAGGAACAGAAGGGTAAATGTGTATACTGCGGACTGTACTTCCGTGAGGAAGATGAAATTGAAGTTGACCACATTGCCCCCAAAAGAAAGGGTGGCTCGAATAAGCGGAACAACCTTCAAGCAATTCATAAACACTGCCATGACAATAAGACCAGAGAAGATGGTTCTTTGGACAGGAGTACCCATGTCAAACGGGCTATTTAA
- a CDS encoding RRXRR domain-containing protein, which yields MSNFVFLIDSNETPMNPIHPAHAKELLNKNKAAVFRRYPFTLIMNRVVENIVTYPLALKIDPGSKTTVRFVGLKLEAAML from the coding sequence TTGTCCAACTTCGTTTTTCTCATTGATTCCAACGAAACCCCGATGAATCCAATTCATCCAGCCCATGCAAAAGAACTCCTAAACAAGAACAAAGCTGCAGTATTTCGCAGATACCCGTTCACTTTGATCATGAATCGGGTTGTCGAAAACATTGTCACTTACCCGCTCGCTTTGAAAATAGACCCAGGTTCTAAAACAACGGTGCGATTCGTTGGCTTGAAACTAGAAGCTGCAATGCTTTAG
- a CDS encoding transposase gives MTGLYISAIERYQNAERTISIDEMTGIQATERLEKDLPMRPGKVERREFEYIRHGTQSLIANFDVATGKIIEPTCGDSRTEVDFVLNIRRIIESEPNAKKWHLIMDCLNTHQSESLVRLVAEKEGLNIDLGIKGKRGILKSMKSRAAFLSDKTHRIVFHYTPKHSSWLNQIEIWFSILVRKLLQRASFKSQDDLKTRILEFIDYFNKTMAKPFQWTYKGKVLAV, from the coding sequence ATTACTGGTTTATACATAAGTGCGATTGAACGTTATCAAAACGCAGAGCGTACAATATCAATTGATGAAATGACGGGTATTCAAGCTACAGAGCGTCTAGAAAAAGATTTACCGATGCGACCTGGTAAAGTTGAAAGAAGGGAGTTTGAGTATATTCGTCACGGTACACAGAGTTTAATTGCTAATTTTGATGTCGCTACTGGTAAGATTATCGAGCCTACTTGTGGAGATTCTCGAACAGAAGTTGATTTTGTTCTCAATATTCGTCGAATCATTGAAAGTGAACCCAATGCTAAAAAATGGCATCTAATCATGGATTGTCTGAATACGCATCAGTCTGAATCGCTGGTTCGTTTGGTTGCAGAAAAAGAAGGTTTGAATATCGATCTGGGTATTAAAGGAAAAAGGGGAATACTCAAATCCATGAAATCCCGTGCTGCTTTTTTAAGTGACAAAACACATCGAATTGTTTTCCATTACACCCCTAAACACTCTTCTTGGCTCAACCAGATTGAAATTTGGTTCAGTATTTTGGTTCGTAAGTTACTTCAGCGTGCTAGCTTCAAGAGTCAGGATGACCTAAAAACCCGAATTCTTGAATTTATCGACTACTTTAATAAAACAATGGCTAAACCTTTTCAGTGGACATATAAGGGTAAAGTGTTAGCTGTCTAA
- a CDS encoding helix-turn-helix domain-containing protein, whose translation MAGLAPKQLNLSDGDRSELQELVNRHNTGQQIVLRAKIILLASEGKNNGEIARTLNISLDMARLWRNRWFKTSDKKLPTFERLRDSERIGAPVKFSMEQVIKLFALACSKPEDYGRPISHWTPRELADEIIKQGIIESISVRHVGRLLEEAELKPHQSSYWLTPP comes from the coding sequence GTGGCAGGATTAGCTCCAAAACAATTAAACTTAAGCGATGGCGATCGCTCAGAACTGCAAGAGTTGGTAAACCGACACAATACAGGGCAACAAATAGTACTACGTGCAAAAATAATTCTTCTAGCGTCAGAGGGGAAAAATAATGGCGAAATTGCTCGAACATTAAATATAAGTCTGGATATGGCTCGTTTATGGCGAAACCGATGGTTTAAAACTAGCGATAAAAAGTTGCCTACTTTTGAGAGACTACGAGATTCGGAGCGTATTGGGGCACCAGTAAAATTTAGTATGGAGCAAGTAATCAAACTGTTTGCCCTTGCATGTTCAAAACCCGAAGACTACGGACGACCAATAAGTCATTGGACACCAAGAGAACTAGCAGACGAAATTATAAAGCAAGGGATTATTGAAAGCATATCTGTCCGCCATGTTGGAAGATTACTAGAAGAGGCAGAACTTAAACCCCACCAGAGTAGTTACTGGTTAACCCCCCCCTAA
- a CDS encoding SRPBCC family protein, which produces MADWLEHSVQVEVDAPIELVWSLWSDLEQMPRWMKWIDSVKVPEDNPEISIWKLNTGGLEFTWKSRILKVVPKQIIQWESVDGLPNRGAVRFYDRHSSSIVKLTIAYAIPGIIGKIMDNLFLGRAVESTLKNDMEKFREYALQAKSNVSQ; this is translated from the coding sequence ATGGCAGATTGGTTGGAGCATAGTGTGCAGGTTGAGGTAGACGCTCCCATAGAGTTAGTCTGGAGCTTATGGTCTGATTTGGAACAGATGCCCCGTTGGATGAAATGGATTGATTCGGTGAAGGTTCCAGAAGATAATCCAGAAATATCGATATGGAAGCTTAATACTGGGGGTTTGGAGTTTACTTGGAAATCCCGCATTCTTAAAGTTGTCCCCAAGCAAATTATCCAGTGGGAATCGGTGGATGGTTTGCCAAATCGGGGGGCAGTGCGTTTTTATGACCGCCACAGCAGTAGTATTGTTAAACTGACTATTGCCTATGCTATCCCTGGTATTATAGGGAAGATTATGGATAATTTGTTTTTGGGACGGGCGGTTGAATCAACTCTCAAGAATGATATGGAAAAGTTTCGAGAATACGCTCTTCAAGCAAAATCGAATGTATCTCAGTAG